In a single window of the Thiohalophilus sp. genome:
- the folD gene encoding bifunctional methylenetetrahydrofolate dehydrogenase/methenyltetrahydrofolate cyclohydrolase FolD, whose protein sequence is MTAQIIDGKALAAQRRQLIKQQVDARLEVEKRAPGLAVILLGNDPASEVYVRNKRKGCEEAGIHSYAYDLPIDTEQDRLLTLIDELNANPVVDGILVQMPLPPHIDQETVIERIKPDKDVDGFHPYNIGRLAVRMPVLRPCTPRGVIAMLESTGQPIKGQDTLVVGASNHVGRPMALELLLAGATVTVCHRFTQNLADKVREAEIVVVAVGKPGVVDGDWIKPGATVIDVGINRTEDGKLIGDVDFASASQRAAWISPVPGGVGPMTVAMLLQNTVDACNNFHDH, encoded by the coding sequence ATGACAGCTCAGATTATCGATGGCAAGGCCCTCGCCGCACAGCGGCGCCAGTTGATAAAACAGCAAGTGGATGCCCGGCTGGAGGTCGAGAAGCGGGCCCCCGGGCTGGCTGTCATTCTGCTGGGAAATGACCCGGCCTCGGAAGTCTATGTGCGTAACAAGCGCAAGGGTTGCGAAGAAGCCGGGATCCACTCCTATGCCTATGACCTGCCCATCGATACGGAACAGGATCGACTGCTGACCCTGATCGATGAGCTGAACGCCAATCCGGTTGTGGACGGAATTCTGGTCCAGATGCCCCTGCCCCCGCATATCGATCAGGAAACTGTCATCGAACGCATCAAGCCCGACAAGGATGTGGACGGCTTTCACCCTTACAACATCGGGCGCCTGGCGGTACGCATGCCGGTCCTGCGCCCGTGCACCCCGCGCGGGGTGATCGCCATGCTGGAGAGCACCGGCCAGCCGATCAAGGGCCAGGACACACTGGTCGTCGGCGCCTCCAACCACGTCGGCCGCCCGATGGCGCTGGAGCTGCTACTGGCCGGCGCCACGGTGACGGTCTGCCACCGTTTTACCCAAAATCTGGCAGACAAAGTGCGCGAGGCGGAGATTGTGGTGGTGGCCGTCGGAAAACCGGGCGTCGTCGACGGCGACTGGATCAAACCCGGGGCCACCGTGATCGATGTGGGTATCAACCGCACCGAGGACGGCAAGCTGATCGGGGATGTCGATTTTGCCAGCGCCAGCCAGCGCGCCGCCTGGATCAGCCCGGTACCCGGCGGGGTCGGCCCCATGACCGTGGCGATGCTGTTGCAGAACACGGTCGACGCCTGTAATAACTTCCACGATCATTGA
- a CDS encoding peptidylprolyl isomerase translates to MKHLLLWLKLSLLLIPLSAFGQESTPRVEMQTSMGTIVLELNAEKAPKTVANFLQYVEENFYDNTLFHRVIDDFMIQGGGFTPGYERKQTHPPIINEADNGLKNKTGTLAMARTADPHSATAQFFINVADNDFLDHSAKTPRGWGYAVFGKVIKGMDVVNKIKATSTGPGGPFPKDVPRTPVIIKQVTLLNPAQSASSE, encoded by the coding sequence ATGAAACATCTCCTGCTCTGGCTCAAACTGTCATTGTTGCTGATCCCGCTCAGCGCCTTTGGCCAGGAATCCACACCCCGGGTTGAAATGCAAACCAGCATGGGCACCATCGTCCTGGAGCTGAACGCGGAAAAAGCCCCCAAAACTGTTGCCAATTTTCTCCAGTATGTGGAAGAAAATTTTTACGACAATACCCTTTTTCACCGTGTTATCGATGACTTCATGATCCAGGGCGGCGGATTTACCCCGGGTTACGAACGCAAGCAAACCCATCCCCCCATTATCAACGAAGCGGATAACGGGCTGAAAAACAAAACCGGTACCCTCGCCATGGCGCGTACGGCCGATCCGCATTCCGCCACCGCCCAGTTCTTTATTAATGTGGCCGATAACGACTTTCTCGACCACAGCGCCAAGACGCCGCGCGGTTGGGGCTACGCCGTATTCGGCAAAGTGATCAAGGGCATGGACGTGGTAAACAAGATTAAAGCCACATCCACCGGTCCCGGCGGTCCGTTCCCCAAGGACGTTCCGCGCACACCGGTCATCATTAAACAGGTTACGCTGCTCAACCCGGCGCAATCCGCCTCTTCCGAATAA
- a CDS encoding UDP-2,3-diacylglucosamine diphosphatase, with the protein MATLFISDLHLSGERPAITRLFIEFLQTRAPRAQALYILGDLFEVWLGDDMILSEYQEALQAMQQLSRQVPLYVMYGNRDFLMGEEFCRQSGATLLPEPSTINLYGTPTLLLHGDILCTDDRPYQEFRRMVRDPQWQKALLAKSPEQRLALAKEYRETSQIETGSKDEAIMDVNPEAVAQTLRHHNLLQMIHGHTHRPAIHEFELDGQAARRIVLGDWYEQGSVLVCDESGCSLEGLPL; encoded by the coding sequence ATGGCCACCCTGTTCATCTCGGATCTGCATCTCAGCGGTGAACGCCCGGCGATCACCCGGCTGTTCATCGAGTTTCTGCAGACCCGCGCGCCTCGGGCCCAGGCGCTGTATATTCTCGGCGATCTGTTCGAGGTCTGGCTCGGGGACGACATGATCCTGTCCGAGTACCAGGAGGCGCTGCAAGCCATGCAGCAGCTCTCCCGGCAGGTCCCGTTGTACGTCATGTACGGCAACCGGGATTTTCTCATGGGCGAGGAATTCTGTCGGCAGAGCGGCGCAACGCTGCTGCCTGAACCGAGCACCATCAACCTCTACGGCACACCGACTTTGCTGCTGCACGGCGACATTCTCTGCACCGACGATCGCCCCTACCAGGAGTTTCGGCGCATGGTGCGTGATCCACAGTGGCAGAAAGCTCTGCTGGCCAAATCCCCCGAACAGCGCCTGGCCCTGGCAAAAGAATATCGTGAAACCAGCCAGATCGAGACCGGCAGCAAGGATGAGGCGATCATGGATGTCAATCCCGAGGCCGTAGCGCAGACCCTGCGCCATCACAACCTGTTACAGATGATCCATGGCCATACGCATCGCCCGGCCATCCATGAGTTCGAACTGGACGGCCAGGCGGCACGACGTATCGTACTGGGTGACTGGTATGAACAGGGTAGCGTACTGGTATGTGATGAAAGTGGCTGCTCTCTGGAAGGTTTACCCCTTTAA
- a CDS encoding peptidylprolyl isomerase gives MVKLHTNKGTIVLELNAEKAPGTVENFLNYAREGFYDGTIFHRVIDGFMVQGGGMEPGMREKKSHAPIQNEANNGLPNERGTVAMARTPDPHSASSQFFINVSDNDFLNFRSETPDGWGYCVFAKVTEGMDVVDEIRKVDTGSFGHHQDVPKEDIVIERVEVE, from the coding sequence ATGGTCAAGTTGCATACCAACAAAGGCACGATTGTGCTGGAACTCAATGCCGAGAAGGCCCCCGGGACCGTGGAAAACTTCCTCAACTATGCCCGGGAAGGCTTTTACGACGGAACGATTTTCCACCGTGTGATTGACGGTTTCATGGTCCAGGGTGGCGGCATGGAGCCGGGCATGCGTGAGAAAAAAAGTCACGCTCCCATTCAGAATGAAGCCAACAACGGCCTGCCCAACGAACGCGGCACCGTGGCCATGGCGCGTACGCCGGATCCCCATTCCGCCTCATCACAGTTCTTCATCAACGTCTCCGACAACGACTTTCTGAACTTTCGCTCCGAAACACCGGACGGCTGGGGCTATTGTGTCTTCGCCAAAGTGACCGAGGGCATGGATGTGGTGGATGAAATCCGTAAGGTCGATACAGGCTCTTTCGGTCATCACCAGGATGTGCCCAAAGAGGATATCGTGATCGAGCGGGTGGAAGTCGAATAA
- the cysS gene encoding cysteine--tRNA ligase produces MLQIHNNLSKRKEPFKPIDPADVRMYVCGMTVYDMCHIGHARVMVVFDVVYRYLCEVFGSDHVTYVRNITDIDDKIIQRARENDEGIDSLTGRYIDEMNRDAEALGVLHPNQEPRATGHMQQIIDMIGTLVDKGYAYAADNGDVYYDVSRFEHYGRLSGKHIEDLRAGERIAVDEAKQDPLDFVLWKAAKADEPAWDSPWGKGRPGWHIECSAMSTHCLGHHFDIHGGGLDLQFPHHENEIAQSEAATGETFVNVWMHNGFVRVDEEKMSKSLGNFFTIRDVLQQYAPEVLRYFILSSHYRSPLNYSDQHLDNAKAALTTLYTALRGFDDVAPAISGDTSYVERFRAAMDDDFNTPEAQVILFELAHEINKQTDPAAARQAVATLKYLGALLGLLEQSPEAFLQGESAGEGPDSAAIEALIQQRTEARANKDWAESDRIRDLLREQGVILEDGPGGTTWRRV; encoded by the coding sequence ATGCTGCAAATTCATAACAATCTGAGCAAACGCAAGGAACCCTTCAAGCCGATCGATCCGGCCGATGTCCGGATGTATGTCTGTGGGATGACGGTGTATGACATGTGTCACATCGGTCATGCCCGGGTGATGGTGGTGTTCGATGTGGTTTATCGTTATCTGTGCGAAGTGTTCGGGAGCGACCATGTCACCTATGTGCGCAATATTACCGATATCGACGACAAGATCATCCAGCGCGCCAGGGAAAATGATGAAGGCATCGACAGTCTGACCGGGCGCTATATCGATGAGATGAACCGCGATGCCGAGGCGCTGGGGGTGCTGCATCCAAACCAGGAGCCGCGTGCCACCGGGCACATGCAGCAGATTATCGACATGATTGGCACCCTGGTGGACAAGGGGTACGCCTATGCCGCCGATAACGGCGATGTCTATTATGATGTCAGCCGGTTCGAGCATTATGGACGCCTTTCGGGCAAGCACATTGAGGATCTGCGCGCCGGCGAGCGTATTGCCGTGGATGAAGCCAAGCAGGATCCGCTCGATTTCGTGCTCTGGAAGGCGGCCAAGGCGGACGAGCCGGCCTGGGATTCACCCTGGGGCAAGGGGCGTCCCGGCTGGCATATCGAGTGTTCGGCTATGTCCACCCATTGCCTCGGTCACCATTTTGATATTCACGGCGGCGGACTGGATCTGCAGTTTCCCCATCACGAAAATGAAATTGCCCAGTCCGAGGCGGCAACCGGTGAGACCTTCGTCAATGTCTGGATGCACAACGGCTTTGTGCGCGTTGATGAAGAGAAAATGTCCAAGTCGCTGGGCAACTTTTTTACCATCCGCGATGTGTTGCAACAGTATGCGCCGGAAGTCCTGCGCTACTTTATTCTCTCCAGCCATTATCGCAGCCCGTTGAATTATTCGGATCAACATCTGGATAACGCCAAGGCGGCGCTGACCACCCTGTACACGGCTTTGCGGGGTTTCGACGATGTGGCGCCGGCGATCAGCGGCGATACGAGCTATGTGGAACGTTTTCGCGCGGCAATGGATGATGATTTCAATACACCCGAAGCGCAGGTCATCCTGTTCGAACTGGCCCATGAGATCAATAAACAGACTGATCCGGCTGCCGCGCGACAGGCGGTCGCTACCCTCAAGTATCTCGGTGCGCTGCTGGGCCTCCTGGAGCAGTCGCCGGAGGCCTTCTTGCAGGGCGAGAGTGCCGGCGAGGGCCCGGACAGCGCGGCCATCGAGGCACTGATCCAGCAGCGCACCGAGGCGCGGGCCAACAAGGACTGGGCGGAGAGTGACCGGATCCGGGATCTGTTGCGCGAACAGGGGGTGATCCTGGAAGATGGCCCCGGCGGCACCACCTGGCGACGTGTGTAA